The Corallococcus soli genome contains a region encoding:
- a CDS encoding DUF1318 domain-containing protein, which translates to MKHRGLLLLAALAAPGCIRAPEIVLVDRATALEEQAAGSFKDVEQRLARAGMNPTPVPLTPNQLEDLGIQPTPLIENIGRTQADRVDDLLRRHCVGEGREGLLVVTRRQCQAGRMSSDDVALVERVNRGRMQVWRWMHSVRPGVPEATLRKSWQQAHAEGVVCGGWVEAGDGTWGEKKC; encoded by the coding sequence ATGAAACACCGTGGGTTGCTGCTCCTCGCCGCGCTCGCCGCTCCCGGCTGCATCCGCGCCCCGGAGATCGTCCTGGTCGACCGCGCGACGGCGCTGGAGGAACAGGCCGCGGGCTCGTTCAAGGACGTGGAGCAGCGGCTGGCCCGCGCGGGCATGAACCCGACGCCGGTGCCGCTCACGCCCAATCAATTGGAAGACCTGGGTATCCAGCCCACGCCGCTCATCGAGAACATCGGCAGGACGCAGGCGGACCGCGTCGACGACCTGTTGCGGCGTCACTGCGTGGGCGAGGGCCGGGAGGGGCTGCTGGTGGTCACCCGGCGCCAGTGTCAGGCCGGGCGCATGTCCTCCGACGACGTCGCGCTGGTGGAGCGGGTGAACCGCGGCCGGATGCAGGTGTGGCGGTGGATGCACTCGGTGCGCCCGGGCGTGCCGGAGGCAACGCTGCGCAAGAGCTGGCAGCAGGCGCACGCGGAAGGGGTGGTCTGCGGCGGCTGGGTGGAAGCGGGCGACGGCACCTGGGGAGAGAAGAAGTGCTGA
- a CDS encoding fibronectin type III domain-containing protein: protein MHPHSPSRAVRSARSVAVALLLMVFPTLAAAADRGAWAPGVAYVVGDIASHGGKGYDCRQSHTSLLGWEPPNVLALWLERTGNPPADTQAPTAPTGLASPSKTFDSVSLTWGASSDNVGVTGYEVFVNGNAAPGATSSAASVTVTGLSANTTYTFMVKARDAAGNRSAASAALSTTTPTRPATDTQAPTAPGSLRSTGVTASSVTLAFNASSDNVGVTGYEVFVNASATPAATITTTSATVTGLSANTTYTFTAKARDAAGNRSSASNSVAVTTGNTTPMGNKVLVGYWHNFDNGSTNIRLRDVSSKFNVIQVAFAEPVPGAGSGTMGFTPYNATVAEFKSDIAALKAQGRKVLISLGGANGTIHLDDAAARQNFVTSMQGLINTYGFDGLDLDLEGASLALNGGDTDFRNPTTPRIQHLIAGTRQLLNDNGAGFLLTMAPETAYVQGGYSAYGGPWGAYLPVIHALRDRLTYLHVQHYNTGTVTALDGRAYAQSTPDFHVAMAEMLLQGFPVGGNPGAVFPALQPSQVVIGLPSSPQAAGGGYTTPANVHKALDYLMKGQSFGGTYVLRKAGGYPGFKGLMTWSINWDKFTNFEFSNSHRAYLDTYP, encoded by the coding sequence ATGCATCCCCATTCCCCCTCGCGCGCGGTCCGGTCCGCGCGCAGCGTCGCGGTCGCGCTGCTCCTGATGGTGTTCCCCACCCTGGCCGCCGCCGCGGACCGGGGCGCCTGGGCCCCGGGCGTCGCGTACGTCGTGGGCGACATCGCGTCCCATGGCGGCAAGGGCTACGACTGCCGGCAATCCCATACGTCCCTGCTGGGGTGGGAGCCGCCCAACGTCCTGGCCCTGTGGCTGGAGCGCACCGGCAACCCACCAGCGGACACGCAGGCCCCCACCGCGCCCACGGGCCTTGCGTCTCCCTCCAAGACGTTCGACAGCGTGTCGCTGACGTGGGGCGCTTCGTCCGACAACGTGGGCGTCACCGGCTATGAAGTCTTCGTCAACGGCAACGCCGCACCCGGGGCCACCAGCTCGGCGGCGAGCGTCACCGTGACGGGCCTGTCCGCCAACACCACCTACACCTTCATGGTGAAGGCGCGAGACGCGGCGGGCAACCGTTCTGCGGCGAGCGCGGCGCTCAGCACCACCACGCCCACGCGGCCCGCGACCGACACCCAGGCCCCCACCGCGCCGGGCTCCCTGCGCTCCACCGGCGTGACGGCCAGCAGCGTCACCCTGGCGTTCAATGCGTCCTCCGACAACGTGGGCGTCACCGGCTACGAAGTCTTCGTCAACGCCAGCGCGACGCCCGCGGCCACCATCACCACGACCAGCGCCACCGTGACGGGCCTGTCCGCCAACACGACGTATACGTTCACCGCGAAGGCGCGCGACGCGGCCGGCAACCGGTCCTCCGCCAGCAACAGCGTCGCCGTGACGACGGGCAACACCACCCCCATGGGCAACAAGGTGCTGGTGGGCTACTGGCACAACTTCGACAACGGCTCCACCAACATCCGGCTGCGTGACGTCTCCTCGAAGTTCAACGTCATCCAGGTGGCCTTCGCGGAGCCGGTGCCGGGCGCGGGCTCCGGCACCATGGGCTTCACGCCGTACAACGCGACGGTCGCGGAGTTCAAATCAGACATCGCCGCCCTGAAGGCGCAGGGCCGCAAGGTGCTCATCTCCCTGGGCGGCGCGAATGGCACCATCCACCTGGACGACGCGGCGGCCCGGCAGAACTTCGTCACCAGCATGCAGGGGCTCATCAACACGTATGGCTTTGACGGCCTGGACCTGGACCTGGAGGGCGCGTCCCTGGCGCTGAACGGCGGGGACACCGACTTCCGCAACCCCACCACGCCCCGCATCCAGCACCTCATCGCCGGCACCCGGCAGCTGCTCAACGACAACGGCGCGGGCTTCCTGCTCACCATGGCGCCGGAGACGGCCTACGTGCAGGGCGGCTATTCGGCCTATGGCGGCCCGTGGGGCGCCTACCTGCCCGTCATCCACGCGCTGCGCGACCGGCTGACGTACCTGCACGTGCAGCACTACAACACCGGCACGGTGACGGCGCTGGACGGCCGCGCCTATGCGCAGAGCACGCCGGACTTCCATGTCGCGATGGCGGAGATGCTGCTCCAGGGCTTCCCCGTCGGTGGCAACCCGGGCGCCGTCTTCCCCGCGCTCCAGCCCTCGCAGGTCGTCATCGGGCTGCCGTCCTCGCCGCAGGCCGCGGGCGGTGGCTACACGACGCCCGCCAACGTGCACAAGGCGCTGGACTACCTGATGAAGGGCCAGTCCTTCGGCGGCACCTACGTGCTGCGCAAGGCCGGCGGCTACCCGGGCTTCAAGGGGCTGATGACCTGGTCCATCAACTGGGACAAGTTCACGAACTTCGAGTTCTCGAACAGCCACCGCGCCTACCTGGACACGTATCCGTAA
- a CDS encoding PD40 domain-containing protein, which produces MLTPGGRWLAVLCVLLAGVAGAQDDEPDGGMRTLSRLTVGMGDQFLGQLAPDGNTLLFVSNRNIATELYTQDLEQGRERRLFDEGADVTWPRISPDGKRLLYISFRTQAGGQLCVRDLPAAEERHCLEEETSALQAEWIDNGHIALVSRADIQGDLRLSRIAVEREWSVRPLLVRNLTSPTVSPDGRWLVYVPIERSVQQVGPGFAARAAPHLEALRLDRPDALPIPLTLDLPGQTGQPVFARDGRSLYVVQFFTDSNADGVIDASDSGVLFRVPFASDRDDAPQQAAASSPDQLTSVAWSCQYPAPAAASLIATCSRDKSLDVYQLPLDGLVPSDWDVPRLNEELGMVGRRADQLLLYRQRLLREARPKPRRLLMMRLSQLHLAFEDFDAADFYARHMSSVEDPATRGLSEPLRILIDHRKAMKERERGRMVDELSEAERQRMAALDPAHAPSPPSAVFQHVVRSELAESSGDFTLARQELEVAQLTDTTPRAVLEAWFERADALYRALDDRAALHDAGRRLSMNKVFREDDQLDFARAAVRALYRGRPYAEADAAMAQALETAPAGSAYAFALELGRHVNALHEERPPRPVRDALMAFYHQQKDPLRRRALVQDAVERAASLGADGVLEALASAYVEDAPAGTEEARRADRLFRRAMMGRAYRRMGRQRLDEARSDFDLVTRRTGSLESAVESMSLRLRAGVSPEVVEQEVTTTSAKMREPLKRFVKAYVTTRRLTKLEDDAHAKAVATAVKELRAAWPELKNQRAARALYGAIQHEDFLRGRDPAAAERANRHYLVALDLVRNNIRYKAMVLGALGLLHTQVGNYHIALGYLDQRDAYPYVDNAAGVAVSLARARALLHVGREAESAQAADKALALVDAAPKLARFTTLALDRAALYNLAAGRFERALTLYGRELPLVEASPRDEAGLRNRLVVRLSRSAAALGAGQPQQALEDLEQVERDLALPAVQATLSHARATPRQVQRAYGIIASGLRANAETRLGRLDAAARALEQRRALFLEQFDDTDRDEDIRAATLAELRLAENAVDRQDPALAARWLGKALEHADALMERTHAPVDAGQLDVLWFAAQLHAEGKARLPFNVPQRLDKARRALLQQRDPIWRDYLSWFDIYLALGEAEGPGPVARETPGQTP; this is translated from the coding sequence GTGCTGACGCCCGGGGGCCGGTGGCTCGCGGTCCTGTGCGTGCTCCTGGCGGGCGTGGCCGGGGCCCAGGATGACGAGCCCGACGGGGGCATGCGCACGCTCTCGCGGCTCACCGTGGGCATGGGGGACCAGTTCCTGGGGCAGCTGGCGCCGGATGGGAACACGCTGCTCTTCGTGTCCAACCGCAACATCGCGACCGAGCTCTACACCCAGGACCTGGAGCAGGGCCGCGAGCGGCGCCTCTTCGACGAAGGCGCGGACGTGACGTGGCCGCGCATCAGCCCTGATGGCAAGCGCCTGCTCTACATCTCGTTCCGGACCCAGGCCGGCGGACAGCTGTGCGTGAGGGACCTGCCGGCCGCCGAGGAGCGCCACTGCCTGGAGGAGGAGACCAGCGCGCTTCAGGCCGAGTGGATCGACAACGGGCACATCGCGCTGGTGAGCCGCGCGGACATCCAGGGCGACCTGCGCCTGTCGCGGATCGCGGTGGAGCGCGAGTGGAGCGTACGCCCGCTGCTCGTGCGCAACCTGACCAGCCCCACGGTCTCCCCCGATGGGCGCTGGCTGGTGTACGTCCCCATCGAACGCTCCGTGCAGCAGGTGGGCCCGGGCTTCGCCGCGCGCGCCGCGCCCCATCTGGAGGCGCTCCGGCTGGACCGCCCCGACGCGCTCCCCATCCCGCTGACGCTCGACCTGCCGGGGCAGACCGGCCAGCCCGTGTTCGCCCGCGATGGGCGTTCGCTGTACGTGGTGCAGTTCTTCACCGACTCCAACGCGGATGGCGTGATTGACGCCAGCGACAGCGGGGTGTTGTTCCGGGTGCCCTTCGCTTCCGACCGGGACGACGCGCCCCAACAGGCCGCGGCCTCCAGTCCGGACCAGCTCACCAGCGTGGCCTGGAGCTGCCAGTACCCGGCGCCCGCGGCCGCATCCCTCATCGCCACCTGTTCACGCGACAAATCGCTGGACGTGTATCAACTGCCGCTGGACGGCCTGGTCCCCAGCGACTGGGACGTGCCCCGCCTCAATGAGGAGCTGGGGATGGTGGGGAGGCGCGCGGACCAGCTGCTGCTCTACCGCCAGCGCCTGCTGCGCGAAGCGCGCCCCAAGCCGCGCCGGCTGCTGATGATGCGCCTGAGCCAGCTCCACCTGGCGTTCGAGGACTTCGACGCGGCGGACTTCTACGCCCGCCACATGTCGTCCGTGGAGGACCCCGCCACCCGGGGCCTGTCGGAGCCGCTGCGGATCCTCATCGACCACCGGAAGGCCATGAAGGAGCGCGAGCGGGGCCGCATGGTGGACGAGCTGAGCGAAGCCGAGCGGCAACGCATGGCCGCGTTGGATCCCGCGCATGCGCCCAGCCCGCCGTCCGCCGTCTTCCAGCACGTGGTGCGCAGTGAGCTGGCGGAGTCCTCGGGGGACTTCACCCTGGCGCGCCAGGAGCTGGAGGTGGCCCAGCTGACGGACACCACGCCGCGCGCGGTGCTGGAGGCGTGGTTCGAACGCGCGGACGCGCTGTACCGGGCGCTCGACGACCGGGCGGCCCTGCACGACGCCGGCCGCCGGCTGTCCATGAACAAGGTCTTCCGTGAAGACGACCAGCTCGACTTCGCCCGCGCCGCCGTCCGCGCGCTGTACCGGGGACGCCCCTATGCGGAGGCGGACGCCGCGATGGCCCAGGCGCTCGAGACGGCGCCCGCCGGGTCCGCGTATGCCTTTGCCCTGGAGCTGGGCCGGCACGTCAATGCCTTGCACGAGGAGCGCCCGCCCCGCCCCGTCCGGGATGCGCTGATGGCCTTCTACCATCAGCAGAAGGACCCGCTCCGGCGGCGAGCGCTGGTGCAGGACGCCGTCGAGCGCGCGGCGAGCCTCGGCGCGGATGGTGTGCTGGAGGCCCTGGCGTCGGCCTACGTCGAGGACGCCCCCGCTGGCACCGAGGAGGCCCGCCGCGCTGACCGGCTGTTCCGCCGCGCGATGATGGGGCGCGCATACCGCCGGATGGGAAGGCAGCGCCTGGACGAAGCCCGCTCCGACTTCGACCTCGTGACCCGGCGGACGGGCTCACTGGAGAGCGCCGTCGAATCCATGAGCCTGCGGCTGCGGGCCGGCGTCAGCCCGGAGGTGGTGGAGCAGGAGGTCACCACCACCTCCGCGAAGATGCGCGAACCGCTCAAGCGCTTCGTGAAGGCCTATGTCACGACTCGCCGGTTGACCAAGCTGGAGGACGACGCCCACGCGAAGGCGGTGGCGACGGCCGTGAAGGAGCTGCGCGCGGCCTGGCCGGAGCTGAAGAACCAGCGCGCGGCGCGGGCCCTGTATGGCGCCATCCAGCACGAGGACTTCCTGCGCGGCCGCGACCCCGCCGCCGCCGAGCGCGCCAACCGGCACTACCTGGTCGCCCTGGACCTGGTGCGCAACAACATCCGCTACAAGGCCATGGTGCTGGGCGCGCTGGGGCTCCTGCACACGCAGGTGGGCAACTACCACATCGCCCTGGGCTACCTCGACCAGCGGGACGCCTACCCCTACGTGGACAACGCGGCGGGGGTGGCGGTGTCACTGGCCCGCGCCCGGGCGCTCCTGCACGTCGGCCGGGAGGCGGAGTCCGCGCAGGCGGCGGACAAGGCCCTGGCCCTGGTGGACGCCGCGCCGAAGCTGGCCCGGTTCACCACGTTGGCCCTGGATCGCGCGGCCCTCTACAACCTCGCGGCGGGGCGGTTCGAGCGGGCCCTGACGCTCTACGGCCGCGAGCTGCCGCTCGTGGAGGCCAGTCCCCGCGACGAGGCAGGGCTGCGCAACCGGCTGGTGGTGCGCCTGTCCCGCAGCGCCGCGGCGTTGGGCGCGGGTCAGCCCCAGCAGGCGTTGGAGGACCTGGAGCAGGTGGAGCGCGACCTGGCGCTCCCCGCCGTGCAGGCCACGCTGAGCCACGCGCGGGCCACGCCCCGGCAGGTCCAGCGCGCCTACGGCATCATCGCCTCGGGCCTGCGCGCCAACGCGGAGACGCGGCTGGGGCGCCTGGACGCCGCGGCCCGCGCGCTCGAACAGCGGCGCGCGCTGTTCCTGGAGCAGTTCGACGACACGGACCGCGACGAGGACATCCGCGCGGCGACGCTGGCGGAGCTGCGGCTGGCCGAGAACGCCGTGGACCGTCAGGACCCGGCGCTGGCGGCCCGCTGGCTGGGCAAGGCGCTGGAGCACGCCGACGCGCTGATGGAGCGCACCCACGCGCCGGTCGATGCAGGACAACTGGACGTGCTCTGGTTCGCGGCGCAGCTGCACGCGGAAGGAAAGGCTCGGCTGCCCTTCAACGTGCCCCAGCGCCTGGACAAGGCGCGGCGCGCCCTCCTCCAACAGCGTGACCCCATCTGGCGCGACTACCTGTCGTGGTTCGACATCTACCTGGCGCTCGGTGAGGCCGAGGGGCCTGGCCCGGTCGCCAGGGAGACGCCGGGCCAGACTCCCTAG
- the tal gene encoding transaldolase encodes MNPLRQLAELGQSLWVDNLQRSYITKGTLKKFIEEDGLKGLTSNPTIFQKAVSGSEDYQDLFDAAKGKGLSGNDLYEQLAVRDVQGAADILKPVYEATKGQDGYASLEVSPRLALDTKATLEEARRLWKTLARPNVMIKVPGTLPGLPAFEQLTAEGINVNVTLLFSQERYKEIAEAYVSGLEKFAASGGDVSRVASVASFFISRIDAIVDKEIEKKVKAGATPEQQKALEGLSGKVAIANAKLAYRTFKQVFSGARWEALAKKGAKVQRVLWASTSTKSPKLRDVLYVEELIGKDTVNTMPPATIDAFRDHGKVRASLEEDLPAAEATMRQLETAGISMKTVTDQLATDGIRLFEESFDQLLSAVGEKLAKT; translated from the coding sequence ATGAACCCGCTTCGACAGCTTGCCGAGCTTGGCCAATCCCTCTGGGTGGACAACCTCCAGCGCAGCTACATCACGAAGGGCACCCTGAAGAAGTTCATTGAAGAGGACGGGCTCAAGGGCCTCACCTCCAACCCCACCATCTTCCAGAAGGCGGTGTCGGGCAGCGAGGACTACCAGGACCTCTTCGACGCGGCGAAGGGCAAGGGGCTGTCCGGAAACGACCTCTATGAGCAGCTGGCGGTGCGGGACGTCCAGGGCGCGGCCGACATCCTGAAGCCGGTCTACGAGGCGACGAAGGGCCAGGACGGCTATGCGTCGCTGGAGGTGTCGCCCCGGCTCGCGCTCGACACGAAGGCGACGCTGGAGGAGGCGCGGCGGCTGTGGAAGACGCTCGCGCGCCCCAACGTGATGATCAAGGTCCCGGGCACGCTGCCGGGACTGCCGGCCTTCGAGCAGCTCACCGCCGAAGGCATCAACGTCAACGTGACGCTGCTCTTCAGCCAGGAGCGCTACAAGGAGATCGCCGAGGCGTACGTGTCCGGCCTGGAGAAGTTCGCCGCGTCAGGCGGGGACGTGAGCCGTGTCGCGAGCGTGGCGTCGTTCTTCATCAGCCGCATCGACGCCATCGTGGACAAGGAGATTGAGAAGAAGGTGAAGGCGGGCGCCACGCCCGAGCAGCAGAAGGCGCTGGAGGGCCTGAGCGGCAAGGTGGCCATCGCCAACGCGAAGCTCGCCTACCGCACCTTCAAGCAGGTCTTCAGCGGCGCCCGGTGGGAGGCGCTCGCGAAGAAGGGCGCCAAGGTGCAGCGCGTGCTCTGGGCGAGCACCAGCACCAAGAGCCCCAAGCTGCGCGACGTGCTCTACGTGGAGGAGCTCATCGGCAAGGACACGGTGAACACCATGCCGCCCGCGACGATTGATGCCTTCCGGGACCACGGCAAGGTGCGCGCGAGCCTGGAGGAGGACCTCCCGGCCGCGGAGGCGACGATGCGCCAACTGGAGACCGCCGGCATCTCCATGAAGACCGTCACCGACCAGTTGGCCACCGACGGCATCCGCCTGTTCGAGGAGTCCTTCGACCAGCTCCTGTCCGCGGTGGGCGAGAAGCTGGCGAAGACCTAG
- a CDS encoding PDDEXK nuclease domain-containing protein has translation MTKKSSSKKRLTRTKPAATKATALAVPRARRAIVDGGDTRFVEIIVLIEAARRRVYQAVNTELVAHYWELGEYISQKIASAEWGDGIVEDLAADLARRYPGVRGYTRPNLFRMRQFYEAYRSNRKVSPLVRQLPWTHHLIILSQAKPVETREFYILAAIKDRWPKRELERQIRSGAVLREARATKKVSPAVRQTHPTAIDEFKNAYNIEFLGLAADHSEADLHDALLRNLGRFLTELGRDFCFVGSQYPVQVGSQDFAIDLVFFHRGIQCLVAFELKVDKFKPADLGQLSFYVEALDRDVKKLHERPSIGVLLCATKDDEVVEYALARTTAPTLVAEYQTFLPSKELLRAKLHELYAQLAPENAVVPRATHLRRRS, from the coding sequence ATGACGAAGAAGTCCTCCTCGAAGAAGCGCCTCACGCGCACGAAGCCCGCAGCCACCAAGGCGACGGCGCTCGCCGTGCCTCGTGCAAGGCGGGCGATCGTCGACGGCGGAGACACGCGGTTCGTCGAGATCATCGTGCTCATCGAGGCGGCCCGACGACGCGTGTACCAGGCGGTGAACACGGAGCTGGTGGCCCACTACTGGGAGCTGGGCGAGTACATCAGCCAGAAGATCGCCAGCGCCGAGTGGGGCGATGGCATCGTCGAGGATCTCGCCGCCGATCTCGCGAGGCGCTACCCGGGCGTCCGGGGCTATACGCGCCCGAACCTCTTTCGGATGCGCCAGTTCTATGAGGCGTACCGGTCGAACCGAAAAGTCTCACCGCTGGTGAGACAATTGCCGTGGACGCACCACCTCATCATCCTCAGCCAGGCCAAGCCCGTCGAGACACGCGAGTTCTACATCCTCGCCGCCATCAAGGATCGCTGGCCCAAGCGGGAACTCGAACGGCAGATCCGATCGGGCGCCGTCCTTCGCGAGGCACGCGCCACGAAGAAAGTCTCGCCAGCGGTGAGACAAACCCACCCGACGGCAATCGACGAGTTCAAGAACGCCTACAACATTGAGTTTCTCGGCCTCGCCGCGGATCACTCCGAGGCCGACCTCCACGACGCGCTCCTTCGGAACCTCGGCCGCTTCCTCACCGAGCTGGGTCGTGACTTCTGTTTCGTCGGCTCGCAGTACCCGGTGCAGGTCGGTAGCCAGGACTTCGCGATCGACCTCGTGTTCTTCCACCGTGGTATTCAGTGCCTCGTCGCCTTCGAGCTGAAGGTCGACAAGTTCAAGCCTGCCGATCTCGGACAGCTGTCGTTCTACGTCGAGGCGCTTGACCGCGACGTGAAGAAGCTCCACGAGCGGCCCTCGATAGGCGTGCTCCTCTGCGCAACGAAGGACGACGAGGTCGTCGAGTACGCGCTCGCGCGGACGACGGCGCCCACGCTCGTCGCCGAGTACCAGACGTTCCTGCCGTCAAAGGAGCTGTTACGGGCGAAGCTCCACGAGTTGTACGCGCAGCTCGCGCCGGAGAATGCGGTCGTTCCCCGAGCGACGCATCTACGGAGACGCTCATGA
- a CDS encoding ELWxxDGT repeat protein: MRVMNWGSLLWLGLAGMGCGGSVGEDVSGEPVLPSAESAPAQVTAQACPEGVASRVKAVMTPGLGGFMGELTDVQGTLYFITSTYDSDAILWRSDGTEAGTVPVKVFPRDFLNAPQPENLVAVGNRLFFQFSDPATGNELWVSDGTEAGTRRVEDITPGPEGSSLDNLTDINGRLVFFRYVPVPGGGSRPELWRSDGTVAGTLRVRNFSGFSGLDADTLKVGNALIFFFGQDTGTTLWRTDGTLAGTTAVKQLDAEPLDITQVNRVGDPGVFILADGPNYEVWKTNGTSAGTVRLDAFGKPVGLIGTLGSYVYLDSMDNPTTKRLRIDRLSLNGGGKAHVTTLPNPFGAGEDAYPYLQRAVVSGGDLYFSMAIGSPGPAPVNVSLWATSGTAAGTRKLYNTLSRGDEYWSPLFATGAGQVLFGADPAEAGPIIPYFTRGSVATTGRLADVTRPDSFTRVGGRVFFTAYDDTGLRQLWSVPANFTCPPGPAAR, translated from the coding sequence ATGCGTGTAATGAATTGGGGTTCCCTGCTGTGGTTGGGATTGGCGGGGATGGGCTGTGGCGGTTCGGTGGGTGAAGACGTGTCAGGGGAGCCCGTGCTCCCGTCGGCGGAGTCCGCACCCGCCCAGGTGACCGCGCAGGCGTGCCCGGAAGGGGTGGCGTCCCGGGTGAAGGCCGTCATGACGCCGGGCCTGGGAGGCTTCATGGGGGAGCTGACCGACGTCCAGGGGACGCTCTACTTCATCACCTCCACGTACGACAGTGACGCCATCCTGTGGCGCAGCGACGGCACGGAGGCGGGCACCGTCCCGGTGAAGGTGTTTCCGCGGGACTTCCTCAACGCCCCCCAGCCGGAGAATCTGGTCGCGGTGGGCAACCGGCTCTTCTTCCAGTTCTCCGACCCGGCCACCGGGAACGAGCTCTGGGTCAGCGATGGGACGGAGGCCGGGACCCGGCGGGTCGAGGACATCACGCCCGGGCCCGAGGGGTCCTCGCTGGACAATCTCACCGACATCAATGGGCGGCTGGTCTTCTTCCGCTACGTGCCCGTGCCGGGAGGAGGGTCGCGGCCGGAGCTGTGGCGCTCGGACGGGACGGTCGCGGGCACGCTGCGGGTGCGCAACTTCAGCGGGTTCTCCGGACTCGACGCCGACACCTTGAAGGTCGGCAATGCGTTGATCTTCTTCTTCGGCCAGGACACGGGCACCACCCTGTGGCGCACCGATGGCACGCTGGCCGGGACCACGGCCGTCAAGCAGTTGGACGCGGAGCCCCTCGACATCACGCAGGTGAACCGCGTGGGAGACCCCGGGGTGTTCATCCTGGCGGACGGCCCCAACTACGAGGTGTGGAAGACGAATGGCACCTCCGCGGGGACCGTCCGGCTGGACGCGTTCGGCAAGCCCGTGGGCCTCATCGGGACGCTGGGCTCGTACGTCTACCTGGACTCCATGGACAACCCGACGACGAAGCGGCTGCGCATCGACCGACTCTCGTTGAACGGCGGGGGCAAGGCCCATGTCACCACCCTGCCCAACCCCTTCGGCGCCGGTGAGGACGCGTACCCCTACCTGCAGCGCGCGGTCGTCTCCGGAGGCGACCTCTACTTCTCCATGGCCATCGGCAGCCCTGGCCCCGCGCCCGTGAACGTGTCGCTGTGGGCAACCAGTGGGACCGCCGCCGGGACCCGCAAGCTCTACAACACGCTCTCCCGGGGAGACGAGTACTGGTCCCCCCTGTTCGCCACCGGCGCGGGCCAGGTCCTGTTCGGCGCCGACCCGGCGGAAGCTGGGCCCATCATCCCCTACTTCACCCGGGGCAGCGTGGCGACCACCGGCCGACTGGCGGACGTCACGAGGCCGGATTCGTTCACCCGCGTGGGCGGTCGCGTCTTCTTCACCGCCTACGACGACACCGGGCTGCGCCAGCTGTGGTCCGTGCCGGCCAACTTCACCTGCCCGCCGGGGCCCGCGGCCCGGTAG
- a CDS encoding radical SAM protein, producing the protein MNGTSSHERRATPRRQWKQRCSAAGVHLFDRTTGLNVLLDEIPVPASLHSRAPRQVSIALTNRCDLACAHCYAPKSRDELRFDTIMRWLAELNAHATLGIGFGGGEPTRYLEFVKLCQYAARETRLSVSFTTHGHHIDSELAERLRGSVHFIRVSMDGVGATTA; encoded by the coding sequence ATGAACGGCACCTCATCCCACGAACGTCGTGCCACTCCACGACGCCAGTGGAAGCAACGGTGTTCGGCGGCAGGCGTACATCTCTTCGACCGTACTACTGGTCTAAACGTACTTCTCGACGAAATCCCTGTTCCTGCCTCTCTCCACTCTCGCGCACCTCGGCAGGTCTCCATCGCGCTCACGAACCGCTGCGACTTGGCGTGCGCGCACTGCTACGCGCCGAAATCTCGCGACGAGCTGCGGTTCGATACGATCATGCGATGGCTCGCCGAACTCAATGCGCACGCCACTCTGGGGATCGGATTCGGTGGTGGCGAGCCGACGCGCTACCTCGAGTTCGTAAAGCTCTGTCAGTACGCGGCCCGCGAGACGCGGCTCTCGGTGTCGTTCACGACGCACGGCCACCACATAGACAGTGAGCTGGCTGAGCGCCTTCGCGGCAGCGTCCACTTCATCCGCGTGAGCATGGACGGTGTTGGTGCGACGACTGCTTGA
- a CDS encoding DUF2378 family protein, whose translation MSEEIVYRHAIEGLFLRSVGKRLTPELKDQLRAIGLDLDVKIPHHTPRRVFAEALRLTARHLYPDLDAQEGYRQLGVGIITGMEHTLLGKALVSLWPIFGPDRVLSRMQESFATVNNYLKTELITHGRANHTIKVSECNGNPGYLMGIIEAGLTRAGAKHPRVEPFDFDGHACSYRVRWDP comes from the coding sequence TTGAGCGAAGAGATCGTCTACCGCCATGCCATCGAAGGGCTCTTCCTGCGCTCCGTGGGCAAGCGCCTCACACCTGAGCTCAAGGACCAGCTGCGCGCCATCGGCCTGGACCTGGACGTGAAGATTCCGCACCACACGCCCCGCCGCGTCTTCGCCGAGGCCCTGCGCCTCACCGCGCGCCACCTCTACCCGGACCTGGACGCGCAGGAAGGCTACCGCCAGCTCGGCGTAGGCATCATCACCGGCATGGAGCACACGCTGCTGGGCAAGGCGCTCGTGTCCCTGTGGCCCATCTTCGGGCCCGACCGTGTCCTCTCCCGCATGCAGGAGAGCTTCGCCACGGTGAACAACTACCTGAAGACCGAGCTCATCACCCACGGCCGCGCGAACCACACCATCAAGGTGAGCGAGTGCAACGGCAACCCCGGCTACCTGATGGGCATCATCGAAGCAGGGCTCACCCGTGCCGGCGCGAAGCACCCCCGCGTCGAACCCTTCGACTTCGACGGTCACGCCTGCTCCTACCGCGTGCGCTGGGACCCCTGA